From Pseudodesulfovibrio alkaliphilus, one genomic window encodes:
- a CDS encoding PAS domain S-box protein: protein MNRVLHLFFAALAFLLLLAGHARAADAQAKRKQILLLNSYHQNFQWNESIFRGLTEVLRPKETGIILHVENMDTKRVEFTDHSAQQLHDVIAHKYRGTPLDLIMVTDNNAFDFIRGHHRTLFPDVPVVFCGVNFFEDAQIADHPLFTGVAETLDIRGTLWWALNQHPGVGSVHVVCDDTPSGRAVARAIRADLATFAPEVALHAVGGSTLEKLLESASRLPRNSLALYGVYFRSPDGRFHDTGEVLRALADRVNVPIYGLYDFDLGHGIVGGMLTSGHAQGQAMAQMALHVLAGRHPSDIPVIRESSARPMFDYEQLRKHRVRMDALPDASEIVNRPRSFYSEHSDLFWLGAVFTFLQMLIIFALCFNIIRRRKAETALRRAHQSLEERVRERTGEVKETLEALRTVFDASHDAIFIHDATGRILEANERMLKMYGLARDEIHDLSIARDISSRDNAVYRLSSVWRQAINGEPQNFEWKARRPHDGNEFDVEVYLNRIVFHGGEAILANVRDITVRKESENRIRQSLSKFEAIFENSLMGIAMSKGRTLVTINRRGAGIFGRTPEELAGCDLTGLLDSADTVDFVRTARDTLSQQGEFNAEQPFLDSKGNTVWCRMYAKAVDQDSLDKGVIWAWDDITAQRRAQDEIMRAREDAEAANRAKSEFLAAMSHEIRTPMNAIVGMTDITLQTHLTSEQRDYLGTVMDSARHLLGIINDILDLSKIEARKLSLERTDFDLPSHVAATLKGLEMQARQKGLDFALELAPDVPVCVKGDPLSLRQVLMNLVGNAIKFTHKGSVRVRVAPDSREPDPADPRTVGVRFEIADTGIGIPASFMDSIFQSFSQTTRAFGGTGLGLAICRQLIGLMSGEISVTSAVGQGSTFSFFIRLEPGLACPRPGESAPKPPPPPLRPLHILVAEDNEVNILVTTLRLGEMGHTHAVAKTGLEVLERLRRETFDLVLMDIEMPVLDGISATRAIRSALPDGPIGNPDIPIIGVTAHALKEFRDKSLEAGMDDYVSKPVDFHQLAVIINRLSARMPSRPESGTRAAPGREPGRTEVRPADAEQGRNEPPEQTPDEAWSPARAMERLAVDQDILQGFLGTAAAELTALTDDLRRAVESDDAVAAAGLARVVESICTTLEAREAARTAAALRRACRKGDGPGLALADLEKSLARLLGHMDGHLR from the coding sequence ATGAACCGCGTCCTTCACCTCTTCTTCGCCGCCCTGGCCTTCCTCCTGCTCCTGGCCGGGCACGCCCGGGCGGCCGATGCCCAGGCCAAGCGCAAGCAGATCCTGCTGCTCAACTCCTATCATCAGAACTTCCAATGGAACGAGAGCATCTTCCGCGGACTGACGGAGGTGCTCAGGCCCAAGGAAACGGGTATCATCCTGCATGTGGAGAACATGGACACCAAGCGGGTCGAGTTCACCGACCACTCGGCCCAGCAACTGCACGACGTGATCGCCCACAAATACCGGGGCACCCCTCTCGACCTGATCATGGTCACGGACAACAACGCCTTTGACTTCATCCGCGGCCACCACAGAACGCTCTTTCCCGACGTGCCGGTGGTCTTCTGCGGGGTCAACTTCTTTGAGGACGCACAGATCGCGGACCATCCCCTGTTCACGGGCGTGGCCGAGACCCTCGACATCCGGGGCACACTGTGGTGGGCGCTGAACCAGCATCCGGGCGTCGGCTCGGTCCATGTCGTCTGCGACGACACCCCCTCTGGCCGGGCCGTGGCCAGGGCCATCCGCGCCGATCTGGCCACCTTTGCGCCCGAGGTTGCCCTGCATGCCGTCGGGGGCTCCACCCTGGAAAAACTGCTCGAGAGCGCCTCCCGGCTGCCAAGAAACTCGCTGGCGCTCTACGGCGTCTACTTCCGCTCGCCCGACGGCCGGTTCCACGACACGGGCGAGGTGCTGCGCGCCCTCGCCGACCGGGTCAACGTGCCCATCTACGGCCTCTACGACTTCGACCTGGGCCACGGCATCGTGGGCGGCATGCTCACTTCGGGCCACGCCCAGGGGCAGGCCATGGCCCAGATGGCGCTGCACGTCCTGGCCGGACGCCACCCCAGCGACATTCCGGTCATCCGCGAAAGTTCGGCCCGACCCATGTTCGACTACGAGCAGCTCAGAAAACACCGCGTCCGCATGGACGCGCTCCCCGACGCCAGCGAGATCGTCAACCGGCCGCGCTCCTTTTATTCCGAGCATTCCGATCTGTTCTGGCTGGGTGCTGTGTTCACCTTTCTCCAGATGCTGATCATCTTCGCCCTTTGCTTCAACATCATTCGCCGAAGAAAGGCCGAAACGGCGTTGAGACGGGCGCACCAATCCCTGGAGGAGCGGGTGCGCGAACGCACCGGAGAGGTCAAGGAAACCCTCGAGGCGCTGCGCACGGTCTTTGACGCCTCCCACGATGCCATCTTTATCCACGACGCCACCGGCCGCATTCTGGAGGCCAACGAGCGGATGCTCAAGATGTACGGCCTGGCCCGCGACGAAATCCACGACCTCTCCATCGCCCGCGACATCTCAAGCCGGGACAACGCGGTCTATCGGCTCTCCTCGGTCTGGCGGCAGGCCATAAACGGCGAACCCCAGAACTTCGAATGGAAGGCGCGCCGCCCGCACGACGGCAACGAGTTCGACGTGGAGGTCTACCTGAACCGCATCGTATTCCACGGCGGCGAGGCTATCCTGGCCAACGTCCGGGACATCACGGTGCGCAAGGAATCGGAAAACCGCATCCGCCAGTCCCTTTCCAAGTTCGAGGCCATCTTCGAGAACTCGCTCATGGGCATCGCCATGTCCAAGGGCCGGACCCTGGTGACCATCAACCGGCGCGGGGCCGGGATATTCGGGCGCACACCCGAAGAGCTGGCGGGCTGCGACCTGACCGGGCTGCTCGACTCGGCGGATACTGTCGACTTCGTGCGCACGGCCCGGGACACCCTGTCGCAACAGGGCGAATTCAATGCCGAACAACCCTTTCTCGACAGCAAGGGCAATACGGTCTGGTGCCGCATGTACGCCAAGGCCGTGGACCAGGACAGCCTGGACAAGGGCGTCATCTGGGCCTGGGACGACATCACCGCCCAGCGTCGCGCCCAGGACGAGATCATGCGGGCCCGAGAGGACGCCGAGGCCGCCAACCGGGCCAAGAGCGAATTCCTGGCGGCCATGAGCCACGAGATCAGAACCCCCATGAACGCCATCGTGGGCATGACAGACATCACCCTGCAGACCCACCTGACCAGCGAACAGCGCGATTACCTCGGAACAGTCATGGACTCGGCCCGGCACCTGCTGGGCATCATCAACGACATCCTCGACCTCTCGAAAATCGAAGCCAGAAAACTCAGCCTTGAACGCACCGATTTCGACCTGCCCTCCCATGTGGCCGCCACCCTCAAGGGCCTTGAGATGCAGGCAAGGCAAAAAGGGCTCGACTTCGCCCTGGAGCTGGCCCCGGACGTGCCGGTCTGCGTCAAGGGAGACCCCCTGTCCCTGCGTCAGGTGCTCATGAACCTTGTGGGCAATGCCATCAAGTTCACCCACAAGGGCTCGGTGCGCGTGCGCGTGGCCCCAGACTCCAGGGAACCGGACCCGGCCGATCCGCGCACCGTGGGGGTGCGCTTCGAGATAGCCGACACGGGCATCGGCATCCCCGCAAGCTTCATGGACTCCATTTTCCAGAGCTTTTCCCAGACCACCCGGGCCTTTGGCGGCACAGGGCTCGGGCTTGCCATCTGCCGACAGCTCATCGGACTCATGAGCGGGGAAATCTCCGTGACCAGCGCCGTGGGCCAGGGCAGCACCTTCTCGTTCTTCATCCGCCTCGAGCCCGGACTGGCCTGCCCCAGGCCGGGCGAGAGTGCGCCAAAGCCTCCCCCGCCGCCCCTTCGCCCCCTGCACATCCTGGTGGCCGAGGACAACGAGGTCAACATCCTGGTCACCACCCTGCGGCTCGGGGAGATGGGCCACACCCACGCCGTGGCCAAAACCGGGCTCGAAGTCCTCGAGCGGCTGCGTCGGGAAACCTTCGACCTCGTGCTCATGGACATCGAAATGCCGGTCCTCGACGGCATCTCCGCCACCCGGGCCATCCGCTCGGCCCTGCCCGACGGCCCCATCGGCAACCCGGACATCCCCATCATCGGGGTCACGGCCCACGCCCTCAAGGAATTCCGCGACAAAAGCCTTGAGGCGGGCATGGACGACTATGTCTCAAAGCCCGTGGACTTCCACCAACTGGCCGTGATCATCAACCGGCTCTCGGCCCGGATGCCATCCCGGCCGGAATCGGGCACCCGAGCCGCCCCCGGACGCGAACCGGGCCGGACGGAGGTACGCCCCGCAGACGCGGAACAGGGCCGGAACGAACCCCCGGAACAAACACCGGACGAAGCGTGGAGCCCGGCCAGGGCCATGGAGCGCCTGGCCGTGGACCAAGACATACTCCAAGGGTTCCTCGGCACCGCCGCCGCCGAACTGACCGCCCTGACCGACGACCTGCGCCGTGCCGTGGAATCGGACGACGCGGTTGCCGCAGCAGGGCTGGCCCGCGTCGTGGAGTCTATCTGCACCACGCTGGAAGCGCGTGAGGCCGCCCGGACCGCCGCAGCCCTCAGGCGAGCCTGCCGCAAAGGCGACGGTCCGGGCCTCGCCCTGGCCGATCTGGAAAAGAGCCTGGCCCGCCTGCTCGGGCACATGGACGGGCATCTGCGGTAA
- the murI gene encoding glutamate racemase, whose product MDNAARLPIGMFDSGVGGLTVLRALRQRMACEDVIYLGDTARLPYGTKSPQTVARYAVQCAAELVRREIKLLVVACNTASAVAIGPLREAYPGIPVIGVVEPGAQAACRATRNLAIGVIATESTIAGGAYQRAIHAIEPKARILGHACQLFVALAEEGWTEGAVAEGVAARYLHPLFHPASGTESPVAPDTLVLGCTHFPLLAPAIRSVLDPSVVIVDSAATTAETVYAELARLNLGRPGAGCGETAYLTTDDAARFARTGTRFLGTPITEGQVELVDL is encoded by the coding sequence ATGGACAATGCGGCAAGACTGCCCATAGGCATGTTTGACTCAGGGGTGGGCGGGCTGACCGTGCTGCGCGCCCTGCGCCAGCGCATGGCCTGCGAGGATGTGATCTACCTGGGCGACACCGCCCGGCTGCCTTACGGAACCAAGTCGCCCCAGACCGTGGCCCGGTATGCCGTGCAATGCGCGGCCGAGCTGGTGCGCCGGGAGATCAAGCTGCTGGTGGTGGCCTGCAACACGGCCTCTGCCGTGGCCATCGGCCCGTTGCGGGAGGCGTATCCCGGCATCCCGGTCATCGGGGTGGTGGAACCCGGGGCCCAGGCGGCCTGTCGGGCCACCCGCAACCTGGCCATCGGCGTCATCGCCACCGAGTCCACCATTGCGGGCGGGGCGTACCAGCGGGCCATCCACGCCATTGAACCAAAGGCCCGCATCCTGGGCCATGCCTGCCAGCTCTTCGTTGCCCTGGCCGAAGAGGGGTGGACCGAGGGGGCCGTGGCCGAGGGTGTGGCCGCAAGGTATCTGCATCCCCTCTTCCATCCCGCTTCGGGCACGGAAAGCCCGGTGGCGCCGGATACCCTTGTCCTGGGCTGTACCCATTTTCCCCTGCTGGCTCCGGCCATCCGGTCGGTGCTTGACCCGTCCGTGGTCATTGTGGATTCCGCTGCCACCACGGCCGAGACCGTGTACGCCGAGCTGGCCCGCCTGAATCTTGGCAGACCGGGCGCGGGCTGCGGCGAGACCGCATACCTGACCACGGACGACGCGGCCCGGTTTGCGCGAACAGGGACGCGGTTCCTGGGCACACCCATCACCGAGGGCCAGGTGGAGCTTGTGGATTTGTAG
- a CDS encoding HD domain-containing phosphohydrolase gives MSDTRFTCADSAVLTILKTSEEVNQLKDVDTILDKILYESRRFANADAGSIFLVEKDSLLFSYVQNDTLFKGESANAALYQNFAIPISEQSIVGYAAKTRSNLVIDDAYELDPTLPFSFNKSFDEKSGYRTTSMLTIPLIAQESRLVGVMQLINARDEAGAVQPFSAEAQTYIPLFCNNASVAIERGIMNRELILRMMQMAELRDPTETGAHVQRVGAYCAEIYGTWAARRKHSAKEIKRTRDNLRLAAMLHDVGKVGISDNILKKPGKLTDEEYEAVKWHTIYGARLFKNQTSPLDAMSSDIARCHHEKWAGGGYPGTVSPDLWSPQASMGGSLSGEAIPLAARICAVADVYDALSSPRSYKDPFPDEKCLAILEKDAGTHFDPEVVEIFVEIFDVIKAIRDKFKETPHP, from the coding sequence ATGTCCGACACCCGGTTCACATGCGCCGACAGCGCCGTCCTGACCATCCTCAAGACCAGCGAGGAGGTCAACCAGCTCAAGGATGTCGATACCATTCTTGACAAGATCCTCTATGAATCGAGACGGTTCGCCAATGCGGACGCAGGCTCGATCTTTCTGGTGGAAAAAGACAGTCTCCTCTTCAGCTACGTGCAGAACGACACGCTGTTTAAGGGCGAATCGGCCAATGCGGCCCTGTATCAGAACTTCGCCATTCCCATCAGCGAGCAGTCCATCGTGGGATATGCGGCCAAGACCCGTTCCAATCTGGTCATTGACGACGCCTACGAGCTGGATCCGACCCTGCCCTTTTCCTTCAACAAGTCCTTTGACGAGAAGTCCGGCTACCGGACCACGAGCATGCTGACCATTCCGCTCATCGCCCAGGAGAGTCGGCTGGTGGGTGTCATGCAGCTGATCAACGCCCGCGACGAGGCGGGCGCGGTGCAGCCCTTTTCGGCCGAGGCCCAGACCTACATCCCGCTTTTCTGCAACAACGCCTCGGTGGCCATCGAGCGCGGCATCATGAACCGCGAGCTGATCCTGCGCATGATGCAGATGGCCGAACTGCGTGACCCGACCGAGACCGGGGCCCATGTCCAGCGCGTGGGCGCCTACTGCGCCGAGATCTATGGCACCTGGGCGGCGCGGCGCAAGCACTCGGCCAAGGAGATCAAGCGCACCCGCGACAACCTGCGGCTGGCGGCCATGCTCCACGATGTGGGCAAGGTGGGCATCTCCGACAACATCCTCAAGAAACCGGGCAAGCTCACGGACGAGGAGTACGAGGCGGTCAAGTGGCACACCATCTACGGTGCCAGGCTGTTCAAAAACCAGACCTCCCCCCTGGACGCCATGAGCAGCGACATCGCCCGCTGCCATCACGAGAAATGGGCCGGGGGCGGCTATCCGGGCACGGTTTCGCCGGACCTGTGGTCGCCCCAGGCGAGCATGGGCGGTTCCTTGAGCGGAGAGGCCATCCCCCTGGCTGCGCGAATTTGCGCCGTGGCCGATGTGTACGACGCCCTGTCTTCCCCCAGGTCCTACAAAGACCCCTTTCCCGACGAGAAATGCCTAGCCATTCTCGAAAAGGACGCAGGCACCCACTTCGACCCCGAGGTGGTGGAGATATTCGTGGAAATATTTGATGTCATCAAGGCCATACGCGACAAGTTCAAGGAGACCCCGCACCCATGA
- a CDS encoding universal stress protein yields the protein MTHQETPMRILIGIGGGPEAFTGLKFAARMSGQNCPSIELLYVRPQDSGLTSGGMEVRVARENILDWGLELPGMAALRKGGEILRELGAIKGGSEWRHVQTGGDPAGEYVREYQGSCGGTVVLKLRTSCDVTSTLVDEAERFDADLVIVGGSPDPVEGLRRYLAPKSLALNVAAHCKRSVIVARHLEPGHGHLVCVQETERSKAMLGRAVRYARACDCPVSLLSVAPNQTGQESARRAVDEADAFFRHNGVVPHELLVETGDPAEIITELGYDFSLIVMAESAKPWFAKTFSVAHEVAARARNSVLIVK from the coding sequence ATGACCCACCAAGAGACGCCCATGCGGATTCTCATAGGCATAGGCGGCGGGCCAGAGGCCTTCACCGGGCTGAAGTTCGCGGCCCGCATGAGCGGCCAGAACTGCCCCAGCATCGAGCTGCTCTATGTCCGCCCCCAGGACAGCGGTCTGACTTCGGGCGGCATGGAGGTGCGCGTGGCCCGCGAAAACATCCTGGACTGGGGCCTTGAGCTGCCCGGCATGGCCGCCCTGCGCAAGGGCGGCGAGATCCTGCGCGAACTGGGCGCCATCAAGGGCGGGTCCGAGTGGCGCCATGTGCAGACCGGGGGCGATCCCGCCGGAGAGTATGTGCGCGAATACCAGGGCTCCTGCGGCGGCACGGTGGTCCTCAAGCTGCGCACCAGCTGCGACGTGACCTCCACCCTGGTGGACGAGGCCGAACGCTTTGACGCCGATCTGGTCATCGTGGGCGGCTCGCCCGACCCGGTGGAAGGGCTGCGCCGCTATCTGGCTCCCAAATCCCTGGCCCTGAACGTGGCCGCCCACTGCAAGCGCTCGGTCATCGTGGCCCGCCACCTGGAGCCGGGACACGGGCATCTGGTCTGTGTGCAGGAGACCGAGCGCTCCAAAGCCATGCTTGGCAGGGCGGTCCGCTATGCCCGAGCCTGCGACTGCCCGGTCTCCCTGCTTTCTGTGGCCCCGAACCAGACCGGACAGGAGAGCGCACGCCGCGCCGTGGACGAGGCAGACGCCTTTTTCCGGCACAACGGAGTGGTGCCGCATGAACTGCTGGTGGAGACGGGCGACCCGGCGGAAATCATCACCGAGCTGGGGTACGACTTTTCCCTGATCGTCATGGCCGAGTCGGCCAAGCCGTGGTTTGCCAAGACTTTCAGCGTGGCCCACGAGGTGGCGGCCAGGGCCAGGAACTCGGTGCTCATCGTCAAATAA
- a CDS encoding SagB family peptide dehydrogenase: MASIAEYHALTAHRRGHITGRVPFQENRPAPFKRYADAPVARVAEAETPDVPLDRAAQNQPAQNPADLPAKLLACCGLAAGISQAHTLPSGRVFHLRTAPSAGALYPSELYVAVQDVIGIDDGVYHYSPLTHHLGRLRAGQPFARAGDGPMARFLVSSIFFRSAWKYGPRAYRYCLLDAGHLVQNLLLATAMHGLVGRPDYDFDDDAANAMLGVAPHLEGCLAMVHALGCDRTTPWADPPRPTLTDLPGHSRCAPRPDAPPELLDAHRATASFARCPLPRRPGPEGEFAPLPEPVVPASAASTIMARRSRRDFVPRQVAARDLIDILGLLGRPPEPDCAGVTTIGLLTGAESGLTPGRHTLHQTPPAVSLDAPGLFLSRSARVCLDQGWLENAALHLTLTADLDGLARHCGPRAYRYAHLEAGRLGQMTCLGATAKRMGVCGIGAFFDQEAATLLDLPQGHALLYLVAVGRVLTP, translated from the coding sequence ATGGCATCCATAGCGGAATATCACGCGCTCACCGCGCACCGGCGCGGCCACATCACCGGGCGGGTTCCCTTTCAGGAGAACCGGCCCGCCCCCTTCAAGCGGTATGCCGACGCGCCCGTGGCCCGCGTGGCCGAGGCCGAGACCCCGGACGTGCCCCTGGACCGCGCCGCGCAAAACCAGCCCGCACAAAACCCGGCAGACCTGCCCGCCAAGCTCCTGGCCTGCTGCGGACTGGCCGCAGGCATCAGCCAGGCGCACACCCTGCCAAGCGGCCGGGTCTTCCACCTGCGCACCGCACCCTCTGCCGGGGCGCTCTATCCCTCCGAACTCTATGTTGCCGTACAGGATGTCATCGGAATCGATGACGGAGTGTATCACTACTCTCCTCTGACCCACCATCTGGGCAGGCTGCGGGCCGGGCAGCCCTTTGCCCGAGCAGGGGATGGCCCCATGGCCCGGTTCCTGGTCTCCTCCATTTTTTTCCGCAGCGCATGGAAGTACGGCCCGCGGGCCTACCGCTACTGCCTGCTCGACGCCGGGCACCTGGTCCAGAATCTGCTCCTGGCCACGGCCATGCACGGCCTCGTGGGCCGCCCTGACTATGATTTCGACGACGACGCGGCCAACGCCATGCTCGGCGTGGCCCCGCACCTGGAAGGATGTCTGGCCATGGTCCATGCCCTGGGCTGCGACAGAACCACGCCCTGGGCCGACCCGCCCCGGCCCACCCTGACGGACCTGCCGGGCCACAGCCGGTGCGCTCCCAGGCCGGATGCGCCGCCGGAGCTGCTCGACGCCCACAGGGCCACGGCCAGCTTCGCCCGCTGCCCGCTGCCCCGCCGCCCCGGCCCCGAAGGGGAATTCGCCCCCCTGCCCGAGCCCGTGGTCCCGGCATCGGCGGCCTCCACCATCATGGCCCGGCGCTCCAGGCGCGACTTTGTGCCAAGGCAAGTGGCCGCCCGCGACCTGATCGACATCCTCGGCCTCCTCGGCCGCCCCCCGGAACCCGACTGCGCCGGAGTGACGACCATCGGCCTGCTGACCGGAGCCGAGAGCGGCCTGACACCGGGACGCCACACCCTGCACCAGACGCCTCCGGCCGTGTCCCTGGACGCTCCAGGACTTTTTCTGTCCCGTTCCGCCCGGGTCTGCCTCGACCAGGGGTGGCTTGAAAACGCCGCCCTGCATCTGACACTGACCGCCGACCTGGACGGGCTGGCGCGTCACTGCGGCCCCCGCGCCTACCGCTATGCCCACCTGGAGGCGGGCCGACTGGGGCAGATGACCTGCCTCGGGGCCACGGCCAAACGGATGGGCGTATGCGGCATCGGCGCTTTCTTTGACCAGGAGGCCGCCACCCTCCTCGACCTGCCCCAAGGGCACGCCCTGCTCTACCTCGTTGCGGTCGGCCGCGTCCTCACCCCCTGA
- a CDS encoding EAL and HDOD domain-containing protein codes for MIDEGYAYESMFVARQPVFRADESVWGYELLFRSGQENLAVVQDDAMATSAVIADGMSMAMEGVADSARFLINFPEQMLIDGAGFALPPERCVVEVLEHVTPSREALAAVRRLKEAGYSIAVDDYFGQPQLRPFLELADILKIDILALDSDPARIRGALEGVAGGGFSLLAEKVEDDVTFRTLAGMGFSLFQGFFFSRPQVLSGRKLSALETTRLQLLAELSGMDFEPRRLGQILESDPNLSYRLFRYINSVGFGLREKVTSLKRAIDMMGMVQARQWLGAVVLADMNPSPRAGELAVMAVQRAKFLEALCSEAGQEMCRPDALFLAGLFSLLDAMLGVRMGDILTGLPLDEEIVMGLSGQGEIHDLLSLAHSYERGHWADTTRRVNRLGLTVSQVDRLYARSRYWAQKVVGGG; via the coding sequence ATGATCGACGAAGGGTACGCTTACGAGTCGATGTTCGTGGCCCGTCAGCCCGTGTTCAGGGCCGACGAGTCGGTCTGGGGCTACGAGCTGCTTTTTCGCTCCGGGCAGGAGAACCTGGCTGTGGTCCAGGATGACGCCATGGCCACCTCGGCGGTCATTGCCGACGGCATGAGCATGGCCATGGAGGGGGTGGCCGACTCCGCCCGTTTCCTGATCAATTTCCCGGAGCAGATGCTCATCGACGGCGCGGGCTTTGCCCTGCCTCCCGAGCGGTGCGTGGTGGAGGTGCTGGAGCACGTCACACCCTCAAGGGAGGCCCTGGCGGCCGTGCGCAGGCTCAAGGAAGCGGGATACTCCATTGCCGTGGACGACTACTTTGGCCAGCCGCAGTTGCGTCCCTTTCTGGAGCTGGCGGACATCCTCAAGATCGACATACTGGCTCTGGACAGTGATCCGGCCCGCATTCGGGGCGCCTTGGAGGGCGTGGCCGGGGGCGGCTTCAGTCTTCTGGCAGAAAAGGTGGAGGACGATGTCACGTTCCGCACCCTGGCCGGGATGGGATTCTCCCTGTTCCAGGGCTTTTTCTTCAGCCGTCCCCAGGTCCTGTCCGGCCGCAAGCTTTCGGCCCTGGAAACCACCCGGCTCCAGCTCCTGGCCGAGCTCTCGGGCATGGATTTCGAGCCCCGGCGGCTGGGGCAGATTCTCGAATCCGACCCCAACCTGAGCTACCGCCTCTTCCGCTACATCAACTCGGTCGGGTTCGGGCTGCGCGAGAAGGTCACCTCCCTGAAGCGGGCCATAGACATGATGGGCATGGTCCAGGCCCGGCAGTGGCTCGGTGCCGTTGTCCTGGCCGATATGAACCCCTCGCCCAGAGCGGGCGAGCTGGCGGTCATGGCCGTGCAGCGGGCCAAGTTTCTCGAAGCGCTCTGCTCCGAGGCGGGCCAGGAGATGTGTCGGCCCGACGCCCTGTTTCTTGCGGGTCTCTTTTCCCTGCTCGATGCCATGCTTGGGGTGCGTATGGGCGACATTCTCACGGGCCTGCCTCTGGACGAGGAGATCGTCATGGGCCTTTCCGGCCAGGGCGAAATCCACGACCTGCTCTCCCTTGCCCACAGCTACGAGCGCGGCCACTGGGCAGACACCACCCGTCGCGTCAACCGTCTCGGCCTGACCGTCAGCCAGGTGGACCGGCTCTATGCCCGGTCCCGCTACTGGGCGCAAAAGGTGGTCGGCGGCGGATAG
- the hcp gene encoding hydroxylamine reductase: MFCYQCEQTAKGGCTKAGVCGKADSTATLQDLLLHLTKGLSQVAIAARKEGVTDARVNRFVAEAVFSTLTNVNFDDARFVTLIKECVALREALKARVPGAAFDGPAVIQPAADLDGLVAQGRQYGVENDPETDPDLRSLKHTLTYGLKGVAAYVDHAAILGQEDEKVHASLQELLVATLSTDLTLAQCVEAALECGRVNIRAMELLDAANTTTYGHPEPTEVRLGATRGKAILVSGHDLKDLATLLRQTEGKGINVYTHGEMLPCTAYPELKKYKHLAGHYGTAWQNQKKEFAEFPGAILMTTNCIQKPTTYLENIFTTGLVGWPGAVHVPNGDFTPVIEKALSMDGFPADTDKGTVMTGFARNAVMSVADTVIGAVKSGDIRHFFLVGGCDGAKPGRNYYTEFVEKAPKDTVILTLACGKFRFFDKKLGDIGGIPRLLDVGQCNDAYSAVQIALALAKAFDCGVNDLPLSLVLSWYEQKAVAILLSLLALGIRDIRLGPSLPAFITPNVLSYLVENYNIAPISTPDEDLKAILG; encoded by the coding sequence ATGTTTTGTTACCAGTGCGAACAGACCGCCAAAGGCGGCTGCACCAAGGCCGGCGTCTGTGGCAAGGCCGACAGCACCGCCACCCTGCAGGATCTTCTGCTGCACCTGACCAAGGGGCTTTCCCAGGTGGCCATCGCCGCCCGCAAGGAGGGCGTGACCGATGCCAGGGTCAACCGTTTCGTTGCCGAGGCGGTCTTCTCCACCCTGACCAACGTCAACTTCGACGACGCCCGCTTCGTGACGCTGATCAAGGAATGCGTGGCCCTGCGCGAGGCGCTCAAGGCCCGGGTGCCCGGCGCGGCCTTTGACGGCCCGGCCGTGATCCAGCCTGCCGCCGACCTGGACGGCCTCGTGGCCCAGGGCAGGCAGTACGGTGTCGAAAACGATCCCGAGACCGACCCGGACCTTCGTTCCCTCAAGCACACCTTGACCTACGGCCTCAAGGGCGTGGCCGCCTATGTCGATCATGCCGCCATTCTCGGCCAGGAAGACGAGAAGGTCCACGCCTCCCTGCAGGAGCTGCTGGTGGCCACCCTGTCCACGGACCTGACCCTGGCCCAGTGCGTGGAAGCCGCCCTGGAGTGCGGGCGGGTCAACATCCGGGCCATGGAGCTGCTCGATGCGGCCAACACCACCACCTACGGCCATCCCGAGCCCACCGAGGTCCGGCTCGGCGCCACCAGGGGCAAGGCCATCCTCGTTTCCGGCCACGATCTCAAGGATCTGGCCACCTTGCTCAGGCAGACCGAGGGCAAGGGCATCAACGTCTACACCCACGGTGAGATGCTGCCCTGTACCGCGTATCCCGAGTTGAAGAAATACAAGCATCTGGCCGGTCACTACGGCACGGCCTGGCAGAATCAGAAAAAGGAATTTGCCGAGTTTCCGGGCGCCATCCTGATGACCACCAACTGCATCCAGAAGCCCACCACCTATCTTGAGAACATCTTCACCACCGGCCTGGTGGGCTGGCCCGGCGCGGTCCACGTCCCCAATGGCGACTTCACCCCGGTCATCGAGAAGGCCCTGTCCATGGACGGGTTCCCGGCTGACACGGACAAGGGTACGGTCATGACCGGCTTTGCCCGCAACGCGGTCATGTCCGTGGCCGATACGGTCATCGGGGCGGTCAAGTCCGGCGATATCCGCCACTTCTTCCTGGTGGGCGGCTGCGACGGCGCCAAGCCCGGCCGCAACTACTACACCGAGTTCGTCGAAAAGGCTCCCAAGGACACCGTGATCCTGACCCTGGCCTGCGGCAAGTTCCGCTTTTTCGACAAGAAGCTGGGCGACATCGGCGGCATCCCGCGTCTGCTCGACGTGGGCCAGTGCAACGACGCCTATTCCGCGGTGCAGATCGCCCTGGCCCTTGCCAAGGCCTTTGACTGCGGCGTCAACGATCTGCCGCTGTCCCTGGTCCTCTCCTGGTACGAGCAAAAGGCCGTGGCCATCCTTCTTTCCCTGCTCGCCCTCGGCATCAGGGACATCCGTCTCGGCCCCAGCCTCCCGGCCTTCATCACCCCCAACGTGCTCAGCTACCTGGTGGAGAACTACAACATCGCCCCCATCTCCACTCCAGACGAAGACCTCAAGGCCATCCTCGGCTAG